Genomic window (Fusarium oxysporum f. sp. lycopersici 4287 chromosome 11, whole genome shotgun sequence):
TCTACTCCAAAACGATGCTCAGCTAGTTCAGTAGCGTTTTGAGAGTAGATATTGGAGCAACTAGTTTGCACCATTGAGAAAAGCATGATCGCCCAGAAGACCCAAGGCAATTGTATAATCTTGTTAAGGTCGAACTTCTTGTTTTTCTCAATAAGTGCCTCTCCGGTCGCTGGATCAGGTGGCGGGCGAAAGCGCTTATGTGCAATCTTtgtaaagaagaagaacacGAGCGTGCACAGATTCGTGAAAAAAGCAACGCATGCGCCAATCCAAAAGACCCAAGCGAAGTTTCCGGTATTCTAATAAACAAGGAAGTCAGTTCCCATGTTTTTCTGTAGGAGGATTTGAGATCTCTTACCTTAGAAATGACGTTGGCCGTGGAGCTTCCAACAAAACCGCCAATTCTCGCAATGCCGATCTGCAGACCTACGGTAGTGCCAAAGCCTCCACCAGGTGCAAACCATCCTGCAAAAACTCTGTAATACGCGATTTGAGTGGCAATGTCTCCTAACGCTGCAGCGACTTTGCCAAAGATCATGAGCGGGAAGGACCGGCATGTCGCTGCGCCTGCGATGACGAGAGCGCCCGCTGTCATGATCAGGTTTCCGTAGAGCATGGCACCTAAATATATCAGTCACGGGTGTCACACTAAAAAGCAAATCAGCAGAACTTACCAGCACCGCCAATCCGGTCCGTCAGAATACCAGAGGCCATCATCAATAATGTGACCAAGAACTCCTCACTAGCCTCTAGCAGTGCGAACTgtgtgttgttgatgtctaattccttcttgatggtgCTCTTCAGTGACGATGTCAATCGGGCagaccaagaagctccaAAGCTGATCAGACAGATGAGCAGGACGGAAACAAGCCTCCAAGTCATTGGAACGATTGGCCGGTCGTCTGCATCGTCAGTTCTAGAGTCAGAGGCGATATCTTCGTCAACAACGGCTTTTTGAGCTATTTCAAAAGGAACTTGTGTCAATGCTAAAGAAGCTTCATGCTTCGCAGGATTTGTATCACTCATAGTGACGGATTGAATGAATTGACGTAGAGTAGCTTAATACCAGGAAAAATGAGCTTCATGAAGAGCCTGTTGCTAAGAGTGAAGATCCCATCCTTATATAGTCACAAATGCCCTCATTTTCGATTTTCGTTTCTTTCCGCTATCATGGCACCGTTCCGCGTCATTTAACTTTTGCCTTTTCTAAGCTAGAAGCACTAGGTTTTAAGCTTCTTTCTCAGCCTCCCTTGGCAAGCTAACACCAATTTTAGGCGTCACCAGCGTGTTGCAATAGGGCGGAAAAGTGACAGTTGGGGTCCATTGCGCGAATTTATACACGCTAGAGCATTAGGGTTCAGCTagtcttgagcttctttaACGTCAGATGGATCATCTGATAAGAAACATCTTATCCGATGGATCTGATAAGCAAGAAACCACTTTCGGCAAGGGTTCGCGTGTATTTACTTGTCTTGGCAAAGAGGGTAGAACGAGAAGAAGTCGGGTTAATAGCGTGCCTAAACCGAATTGATGTCAAAGCGAACATATTCTTGTTCTAGAAGTCCTTCTGGACTCTACTGGAAAGGTCGCTTATATCTTAGCTGGATTTATGGGTACATTGCTCTTCTTTATCCTACTCTCTGCCTGTCACTGTAAACGAATAACTCGGAAAGCCATTGCCGCCATTGAGCAAAACTAATTATTACCCTACTTAGAACCTTTCCCATACACAGATTCAATTTTCTCTCAAGTATACACCTAGAAACTGTCTCCTGAATCCTCTCCACACACTTGAGATATTAATAGGGGCCAGTCTTTGCATCAGCTAGATATCCAATCTATAATTCATCGTGACTTCCATGACCTAGGGTATTATCTGCATTGTTGTCGATCTTGAATCCGCCCAGCCGGAGTTTCTGAAACACACCATCTGGATCATACTGCGAAGCAACCCTCTTCAAGAACGCTTTACTTTTCTGACCGTAACCTGTAATGATATCTTGCTCATTGTGCCCATAGTTCATATATTTGAACTCGCGGTGCTTCCCACGCGCTTTCACGAGTATGTCGATCTCCGCGTCAAGTTCTCGAACAATCTTGACggcttcctcatcatcagcttcatcttTCCAAATGATACTAAGCACAATCAGCTGTAGCACGTCATCGGAGTCGTCCAGTCCAAAAAGGCTGCCAGCGCTTGAGTCTTTGCGCATCTTGGGGTAGATAAGCTGAGCGTCCAGAGCAGCTGTCAGTCGATCTGCATACGAGTCACTTATCTTGACCCAGAGTCCGTAGATAGACTTGAGCAACTCAATATCGAAGCTGAATGTCCGGGTCCAGTAAAGGTTACGTCTTCCTCTCGTATCGGTGATTTGCTCCATCTCCTTAGCAAACTCTGAGTGGTTCGCCATCCGTAAAGTGTCGATTACAGCCGGTATAGGACGAAAGTCATCAAAGATCATGGGGTCTTTGACAGGCTCAGCGTAGCACATGTACTGAGCCACAATCAATGTGCCATTAACCCTGGCAAAGTCCATGAACATATGTGCCTTTTCATCCTCTGGTGCCTTTTTCGCAAAAACGTCATAAGCGTTGAAAACATGTTCAAACTTGTCTGCGGTGGTAACCTTTATCCCACCCCACATGCCACCAAATTGGAAGGCTTTCAAGGTCATGCTTGTCACTATACCAAAGTTCTGAGCACCACCACCTTGGAGAGCTTTATGGAGGTCAGGATGGGATGTGCTGTCAACTGTTATCAAAGTAGCGTTCGCCAGCACTAGATCGGTTGATATCAATTGATCCGCCCCCCATCCACGCTGAGCCGCCAAATAAGATATACCGCCTAGTCCATAACCATCAGTCATCTGTCGCTTAAATCTTGTAAGGACCTTATAATACTTACCGCCGAATGTGAACCCAGATACGCCAACACCAGAATCGCGCCCGCCAGCAACTGTCAAACCATGCTCTTCCaaaaaggagaagagaggtCCCCATCGATTACCTGGTCCGACCTTCACGGATCTGCCATCGCTTACGATATCATGATGTGCAATGTTAACAAGATCAAACTGGAATCCGCCTTCGATGCTCGAACCACCGAAGTTGGAAGAGTGTCCGTTACCTTTGATGGAAAAAGGACATTGGACTTTTGTAACTTCCTTTATGGCGGCCTGAACTTGGTTTGCGCTGGTTGGCTGGAAGAAACAGGCCGGTGCAGTGTTCCTTTGAGGACCATTCCAATATTCAAGCTGGGCATGCTTGAAAGCTGACGAGGACGAAGTAATAACCTGATCAGGATACAGCTTGGCAACAGCGTCGCACTAACACAACTCTTAGAGATGCCTGGCTAGGCGTGACTGGTTACTAACCGCTTTAATGCATGTTGAAGTCACAGAAGCCTGGGCAAACCCTCTTCCAACGGACGCAGCAGCGAGGAGACTTTCAAACTTCATTGTAGATATATCAAAGTAAAATTGTTTTCTTGAAAAGACAAGTTTCAGTATTAGTTAGTAGATCCTATTAGCATGGCATCTCGTGTAGATTAAGTATACTTGCTTCTATTTGGGTCACGCATGCAGATGGAAATGTCATGATGCTCTTGTCACCGAAGGCCATAGGATGCGCTAGTGCCATTCCAAGAGAGCGCTGATGGGATCACGGACTCCGCGGCGGCCGTCCACAGCCAAACGCAACAAATAAGGTCATCAAGCACACGGAAAATCGAGGTCATTTCGGACTTCCCGAGCCGACTCGGGGTACACCGAACAATATTTACCGCTTTTCAAGCTGACTTGCTCTACTCGAACCCACTGAAATTTTCGGAATTCCGCAATCATCTTTGGAACAACCCGTCAATGCTTACCCACCCATTTAGATCGCTTGCCGGCTCGGCTACAAGGATTTATGCCTAGCTGTCGCTCGATAGACGACCGAACGCCAGCGGCCTTTTTATTGCTCCATGTCTTTTCTTGATAAGGCCATTCTAGCTCCAAGTCCCGTAGCGAGTTGTAGTTCAGCGAGGAAGAGCTAGTCACAATAGTCGAGGCCCAGCTTCCCCGCATCATGGATCGCAGCTGTAGATTGGCAGAGTCGGCCTTAGCAGCCACTGTTTTCCTTTCAAAACGCCATGTCGTACGTATTATAAATTGTAGTCCGAGTAATATAACACCTTATGACCGATATAATTCAACGCATTACACTTGTACTTGTGAGAACCAGTGTGAATTCTTTGATTATTCCTCTTATTTGTCAAGTTCCGGCATCGTTTCCAAACCAACATCAGCTTCAAATAGGTAACAGCGTTCGAGCCTTGGTCTCCTCCTTCAACATGGCCAATTCGTTAACCACAAACGACCGCAAGAATGATGCTGCTATACAACTTCAACATTTGGAGAGATATCCCTCTATCAGCCAGGGTACGATGATGGGTAACGACGTGGATCCGCCAAAGACCTACAAGCGGAGATTCATCGGCATGGCACAGCTTTTTGTTCTCAATCTGTGCTTCACTATAGCCTGGATTGACTTGGCGCCCATTGTGGACTTTGCAGCTGAGCACTTTGGAAGCTCGGTGCCCGCGATCAACTGGTTCTCTacatccttcttcctcgctgCCCTTGTGGCCGAGTACCCTGCGTCCTTGGTCGCGCGGCGAGGCTTAAAGCTTTCCATGATTGTGTCCGGTGCTTTTATGGTTGGAGGCACTTGGCTAATGTATGGAGGTACTCGAATTAAAAGCTTCAGCATGGCATTGACAGGACATTGTGTCATTGCCATAGGACAGCCCTTCTCACTTATCCTCGCCGCTCCCTTCTCAGATGCATGGTTTCGATCTGGGAGTAGAGCCACCGCGACAGCAGTCTCTGGNNNNNNNNNNNNNNNNNNNNNNNNNNNNNNNNNNNNNNNNNNNNNNNNNNNNNNNNNNNNNNNNNNNNNNNNNNNNNNNNNNNNNNNNNNNNNNNNNNNNNNNNNNNNNNNNNNNNNNNNNNNNNNNNNNNNNNNNNNNNNNNNNNNNNNNNNNNNNNNNNNNNNNNNNNNNNNNNNNNNNNNNNNNNNNNNNNNNNNNNNNNNNNNNNNNNNNNNNNNNNNNNNNNNNNNNNNNNNNNNNNNNNNNNNNNNNNNNNNNNNNNNNNNNNNNNNNNNNNNNNNNNNNNNNNNNNNNNNNNNNNNNNNNNNNNNNNNNNNNNNNNNNNNNNNNNNNNNNNNNNNNNNNNNNNNNNNNNNNNNNNNNNNNNNNNNNNNNNNNNNNNNNNNNNNNNNNNNNNNNNNNNNNNNNNNNNNNNNNNNNNNNNNNNNNNNNNNNNNNNNNNNNNNNNNNNNNNNNNNNNNNNNNNNNNNNNNNNNNNNNNNNNNNNNNNNNNNNNNNNNNNNNNNNNNNNNNNNNNNNNNNNNNNNNNNNNNNNNNNNNNNNNNNNNNNNNNNNNNNNNNNNNNNNNNNNNNNNNNNNNNNNNNNNNNNNNNNNNNNNNNNNNNNNNNNNNNNNNNNNNNNNNNNNNNNNNNNNNNNNNNNNNNNNNNNNNNNNNNNNNNNNNNNNNNNNNNNNNNNNNNNNNNNNNNNNNNNNNNNNNNNNNNNNNNNNNNNNNNNNNNNNNNNNNNNNNNNNNNNNNNNNNNNNNNNNNNNNNNNNNNNNNNNNNNNNNNNNNNNNNNNNNNNNNNNNNNNNNNNNNNNNNNNNNNNNNNNNNNNNNNNNNNNNNNNNNNNNNNNNNNNNNNNNNNNNNNNNNNNNNNNNNNNNNNNNNNNNNNNNNNNNNNNNNNNNNNNNNNNNNNNNNNNNNNNNNNNNNNNNNNNNNNNNNNNNNNNNNNNNNNNNNNNNNNNNNNNNNNNNNNNNNNNNNNNNNNNNNNNNNNNNNNNNNNNNNNNNNNNNNNNNNNNNNNNNNNNNNNNNNNNNNNNNNNNNNNTGAAAgttttgtttttctttcGCCTTATGATATGTATTTAGTACGACATCTCTCATCGCCATGGCACTACAGACAAAGCGTAGTCGAGGATACTGGTTATGGCAACCATGAAGAAAATGTCTATGCGTGTATCTAGCTCATACTACTCCAACTGATATAAATTCCCCAGACGACACTAGCCAAGGCGACGAATAGATTTCTCCCCTCAGCAGTTCTGAGAAAGATGAAGCTAATCAAACTAACAGCCGGCCACAGCTTCCAACCTGCAACGAGGAGAGGATAGAAATCCTCGTGCGCCTTGTTCAGGATGAATAACCAGTCAATGCGTGTGTAGTCAAATTTATACCCCGAAGAAACTGAAGGTACCACCGCTGATTTCGTAAAGTTTATAAAGGCACACAAGAGAAAGGTGTTGACAACTGCCCCAATGGTCTGGTCCAATATGGTTTTGACAAGTGTGTTGGGCACGCTGAGCTTATCGTTGGCAGCTTTACCGTGCCTCTTTGAAACATCCTTTTGCCTCGAGTTATAGCTAGGGAACTTGGTCTCAAGGTAATCCTGCCTACACTAGGTCAACAGAACAAAACGAGTATATACAGTTTTACGTGAGGAATTACTTACCATAGGTAATTCGGAGGCGTAGATATGGCTGTCCATATAATGAATTGTGATACGGGCATCCACTCTACCGAGATGGGTTTCTGTCATTTCGAGGTCAACTCTGTTTCAGCCATAACGTAATATTTCATACGAAGATAATACTTACACCGAGACGGTATGCCATCAGCACCTGTGCTAACAAGTTGGAAGATGCTGCCAGGACAGCACTCTGCAGGGTAACTGATACCAACGGCGAGCTTTTGAAGTCTGAGAGAGCCATTTCAACACTTTTGCAACCTTGGGGGTTAGCATATTAGCTACCCGTGAACACAGAAAACTTGTAACCAATATTTTACCAGAGTTGGAGTTATTCAAGGGACCGTTTTGCTTTATCAAGCGGCTTGTTACGCAGGTTGGAAAAGGTGGTGGGGGGATTACACAAGAGACATGTAATAAAGAATTACACATCCATCAGATCGTATACATAGCAACATTAAAATACTTGTGCCTCGATCATCCGATGATTTCAGCCGCATCCGTAAAATGTTGCCGTAAGTGCGAGCATCTGGGACTGCCGTGTTCTCTTCTTAGCGTAGCCGTGGGGCCTCTCGGTCCTCGGAATCTCCGACCGTAAATCGTAGGTATACCGCCTTAGCTCCAGAGTCTCGGACTAAATCAGAATTTGTAATTAGTTCCAAGAAACAGAGCTACGCAATCCGTTCGGTAAAAGAAAAACTTGCGGGCACCGCGATGAAGTGTAAGGCTATGTAAATCCGTTTAATCGCAAGTGCAAACTCCGACGCCGCCGGTCCTGGCTCCAGAGCGACTTGATATGGTAATAGTACAGGCTATCGCTCAGTGTCTTCCTACCGGCTCACCAAGGGGCCCCTCGGACTCCGGGTTTGGCAAACCAAAATCCCCGCTTGATTCGAGAAAAGACAAAACTCCGCTTTCCGTCAGCCAAAAATCCATATCTTGAAACTCAAAACCATTGTGCATGGGAAATTGGAGGCCCTAGTAAAATATCAGCATGAGGGGCTCACATATCTCAGGCCACATCTCACCTGAAAGCCAAGTGACTCCTCAAAATCAATCGTTCCTATACCGCTGTCTCGACTCTGCCATAGTTCCGAGCCTCGTGGATTTGCCGAAACCTCTGGCTGAGTTATGCTTGAGGTGCATGTACATTCCACAAACCTGGTAGCTATTTGTAGGAACTGAGCTAAAATTGTACCAAAGACCGTATTTCCGGTTACACATTGCAGCCGCATGAAGTACGATGTGGCTATTTGCATATACAACAGGTTCTTTCTCGTTTCTTCGTGACAGGGATGTTCAATTACAAAGTCAAACAAGACAAATAGCGCAGCCTGCGGCATGTTATATTGTACCCTGTCATCGCgataagtatataaatgcaAAAGAAGTAGATCAATGTACACTACCTACCATGGNNNNNNNNNNNNNNNNNNNNNNNNNNNNNNNNNNNNNNNNNNNNNNNNNNNNNNNNNNNNNNNNNNNNNNNNNNNNNNNNNNNNNNNNNNNNNNNNNNNNNNNNNNNNNNNNNNNNNNNNNNNNNNNNNNNNNNNNNNNNNNNNNNNNNNNNNNNNNNNNNNNNNNNNNNNNNNNNNNNNNNNNNNNNNNNNNNNNNNNNNNNNNNNNNNNNNNNNNNNNNNNNNNNNNNNNNNNNNNNNNNNNNNNNNNNNNNNNNNNNNNNNNNNNNNNNNNNNNNNNNNNNNNNNNNNNNNNNNNNNNNNNNNNNNNNNNNNNNNNNNNNNNNNNNNNNNNNNNNNNNNNNNNNNNNNNNNNNNNNNNNNNNNNNNNNNNNNNNNNNNNNNNNNNNNNNNNNNNNNNNNNNNNNNNNNNNNNNNNNNNNNNNNNNNNNNNNNNNNNNNNNNNNNNNNNNNNNNNNNNNNNNNNNNNNNNNNNNNNNNNNNNNNNNNNNNNNNNNNNNNNNNNNNNNNNNNNNNNNNNNNNNNNNNNNNNNNNNNNNNNNNNNNNNNNNNNNNNNNNNNNNNNNNNNNNNNNNNNNNNNNNNNNNNNNNNNNNNNNNNNNNNNNNNNNNNNNNNNNNNNNNNNNNNNNNNNNNNNNNNNNNNNNNNNNNNNNNNNNNNNNNNNNNNNNNNNNNNNNNNNNNNNNAAACATGGCTTCATACTAACCATAGCAGCCATCGCCTAAAGCAACAGTTAGGACAGATATATCGAGAATCCAATCAAGGGAGTTAATACCTGGACTGTGACTAAATTTATTTGACCAAAAACAATTCGAGGAAAGAAAGCAAGCGAGACTCGGAAGATATCCCAAGCAGTACCTGAGAAGGCATTGAAACTACCGCACTCATGATATAGActgccaaggccaaggacgGCGTGGTACAAAGCGCACCAAGCAGGGTCCACAGATCCAATATCCCCGACCCGTGATGAGCGCGCCCTATTTTCGAAAGAGGCGCGGTCAAGGAATGGATAGAGTGGGTGCACTTGATCAAAGTATGCTGCGAAACTGTTAGTATAGGTTCACCAACTGGTACAGGGCGACGCACACTGAATGTAATCCAGTCTACACTGTTGGGATAAGGTTACAGACCGAGCCTCCTTTTCCAAGTTATTCGGGTACGGACTCACTCCACCGGGACTTCGTGTAGTTGATTTAACAGCTGCCTCAATTTTTGCTAATAGATCTGCGACTTGGGTAGTACCGATTCGTTTCGACAACGCGATCAACTTGCTGTTAGAGAAGTAGGCAAGACTGGAAATAGACACTGCAACCAGCATATGTCAACCATGAATATTCGTGATGTAGTCAAGCCACTCACCATCTTGTTCATTGGCCTAAAGCGCGGTTGAATTAGTGGATGGAGCAAGACGGGTGAGGTTATACTACCATGATCACCGGATAATCTACTGGGGTGGTAGAAGCCATTTGATTGGCGGCGTACGTAGTTTCAGTACCTGAAGGCACGAATTGAGCTTCGGCGTCGGAGTTCCCGACGATGGATATACGAGAAGGTGATGCCATAAGGTTGTCGGGCTGAGATCGAGCACCAGGGGAAGTTGGCGCCCGTGACAGAGGCGTGACGGGGTCTGCAGCGTCAGGATTCTTTGTCTGCCGACGTGACTGACCTTTTGCCGACCGGGCGTTACGAACTTTGGTGCGAGAGAAGCGGCAATCTTCCGATCGCTTCTGCTAGGTGAGAGTGAGGTTAGATGGTCCAAGTTTAAGGCAGAGAAGGTTGACGTACACGGCAATTGATGCATACAACGTCTGACTCACGTTGCTCTGTAACGACTATAATTAGCCAAGGACCGGATTGACGCTGAGCCACCTGTTGGATGACGAACTGATACACCGAACCTTTCGGGCTCGACAGCCGTTGCAGGAATTGAGAAACCTTGACCGAGTTTGCTCTGGCTGTACCATGGTTTCGTTCTGTTGCGATTCAGTCTCCATATTGTGATTAAAACCAGGCATGAGGTTTCAAGATGATATCGTCTAGGCACGTTAACCGTGTCTTTCAAGAGTCCGACTTGGCAATGTCAAATAAAAATCCTATGTTGATGGTTATCACCTAGACTAGACCGAGGCATGGATGCTTCCCCGCATTTCGGGTGCATCGGCTCTTTGAGGTTTGATTGGAGTGTTTCAAGATTCGGGGTCCGCGGGTAGATGCTTAGTTAGATACAGCAACCACCAAAGCGGTCACCCTGCTGGCACCACCTCTTCCACAAATAAGTTGCTCAATTAAGTTTAGGTATTAGGTTATCTATAGCTtgaaagaacaagaataCACCTGTGTTTACATTAAGAGTCGCAACCCCGCTCTCGTCACATTTTCTACAAGTGACATTGTAgcttttgctttgctttcAAGTGCAGTCCACACCTCATAGAGTACCTGCCAACGCAACTGCGATAGCACATATTGAACTCCATCCATAAGAGGCTTTCTATAGCAACCTGTAGAAAAGTAATCGA
Coding sequences:
- a CDS encoding hypothetical protein (At least one base has a quality score < 10) — encoded protein: MANSLTTNDRKNDAAIQLQHLERYPSISQGTMMGNDVDPPKTYKRRFIGMAQLFVLNLCFTIAWIDLAPIVDFAAEHFGSSVPAINWFSTSFFLAALVAEYPASLVARRGLKLSMIVSGAFMVGGTWLMTALLTYPRRSLLRCMVSIWE
- a CDS encoding hypothetical protein (At least one base has a quality score < 10) — translated: MPGFNHNMETESQQNETMVQPEQTRSRFLNSCNGCRARKVRCIKQRESDVVCINCRKRSEDCRFSRTKVRNARSAKGQSRRQTKNPDAADPVTPLSRAPTSPGARSQPDNLMASPSRISIVGNSDAEAQFVPSGTETTYAANQMASTTPVDYPVIMANEQDVSISSLAYFSNSKLIALSKRIGTTQVADLLAKIEAAVKSTTRSPGGVSPYPNNLEKEARSVTLSQQCRLDYIQSYFDQVHPLYPFLDRASFENRARSSRVGDIGSVDPAWCALYHAVLGLGSLYHECGSFNAFSGTAWDIFRVSLAFFPRIVFGQINLVTVQVLTPLIGFSIYLS